The following nucleotide sequence is from Oreochromis niloticus isolate F11D_XX linkage group LG9, O_niloticus_UMD_NMBU, whole genome shotgun sequence.
CAACAAAGGCGGACATCGAGCCGATTATACACCCGCTGCTCGGTGGACTCGGGGACCATGACGATGTTcgttgccaggtttcaaaaatgtccgttttgagttttgtgaacGAGACGCTCTGCTGGGGGTCCGAGTCTGTCTGAAGGATTCCCTTTCTCCCATTTGTTCGTTCTGCCGTTTGTTCCAGGACAAAGCTCTGTTTTCTACTCTTTTATGTCTTTATGGAAGTTGGTGATGTTTCCGTCGTGTTTACAGTTTAAAGTAGCTTTTCTCACTCACTGCAGCCTGCATGGTTCTGCTCAGTGCCGCTGAGTCACGTGACCAGAGGACGGTTAATCACAGCCAATCAGGGAGGAGGGAGCGTAGCCTGCATGAGGGGAAGTGTTTGCACAGACATGCCAGCTTTCTGAAGAATGGGAGCGACGCATCAAACTTAggagagaaacaaactaaaacatcgATTCCATCCTGCTAGTGTCGATCAGATACCGAAACCACTGATACTGCCGACATACATGTGTTACTCATTACTTGTGGTGCCTTAACCATCCAGTGGGTGTCACCACTGCAGCATCAAGGATGAAGTTCTTTCAAGATCTTTGCCAAcaacaaatcaaaacactgaaaaattaCACTCACCCAGTATTTCCTACAGTTCTTATATCTCTGGAAGTAGGTGGAGCACATGCTTTTATCATAGTTGTAGGCATTCAGACACTTCTGGGAGTCATCACTCTCCTGAAAAAAGGAGTATTTCAAAGCACAGGATTAGAAACCCACTACACTCATGTCCCAGCAGCAGGCACACAGCCGACACGGTGCAGCATGTGACAGACGGCGAGCTTACTTCGATGCAGGGGTTAATGTCCTGGTTCCGAACTTTCCGTGCATTTTGATCCATCTGAATCTGTATGGATGGAAAGAAACAGGCTAGTTTTTCTCAGAAGCAGTCATTTACCTCTTCTCTTTGTGACTCCATTGTCTGTGACGTCACTTGCACTAATGAGAACTgctaaaacaaagaattactTTGAAGAGTAAAACGTTCAGCTAACTCATCAGTAATAAAACTAGGCTTGTTCCCATTCAAAAGAAAGAGCCACCCTTGTAGCCGTGGGTTTAAGGTGCTGACCATGAAATGGTCTGGGGTACATGTCTCTTCTTTGCTTTAGTCACAGGAAACCAGAAAGAAGGATCAAAATCAAGCTagctctttttttatatatatatatatatattttgaccAGGCAGCATTTTAACATTAAACCATAGACTCGACAGAGCATGTCTACCACTGGTTAATGAAATTCAATTGTAAATCCTTAATTTGACTGTTTTCAGTGTCATCATTGTAGTTTTTTAATTACATGTCACAATTCAGGACGTTTTCCTATCTATAGAACCAGAAGTGAGCCGCTGGCTGCCCTGTTTGGATCCATCATCTGTGTCCATGTCCACTAGAATTAGTTAACTgaactaaaataacaataacacagtAACCGTACAGTAAGGTAAatactagggatgggtaccggtgtccggtgccatgatggcaccggttctgacataaacggtagtaaccagaccgaaaagcagcgcacatttcggtgctttatttcggtgctttttttttcctgagccaattctagccaatcattttacgtttccgaggatagtaggcggggccaggtacgtacgttcttttagagcagagctacagattaaaaatgcccaaggcgaagcggtcaaaagtctggctgtacttcacagcaaaaggtgcaaactcagcagcctgcaacaagtgctttaagctgatactgtgatactgtcaaaggaggtaacacctcacatctgatgaaacacctggcgacgcatagcgggtttttttttaaagccgagaaatgcaccgtgtttgatagcttgctgcgagacctcacaccgtgcacaggtgggtgtggtgcctgttatcggacccggagttagcaacatcccccaaaaacccgaagaggagagtcctggcccctagccctgccagcgtagcagaaatgatgaggatgatgatggcagcagcagccgttcttctctgcgtgagtagcttcatgttgttcgtgtgtaattaacgttgagtaggctaaccacattattacattaatgcatgtaaggtgaactagcaaacaccgtcgtagttacatgcggctgtcttcttgtctgatggcagatactcccttcaccctggccaaaaaggctaaaatgaccaaagaaaaagtggaaaacagttaaacatgagaggtttttggacaaagtttgtgttttttccattgtttaagcactgcttccagccaagagtgagaccatatatgccctatagctgcagaaaaggctaacattgttatctttttacaaaaaaaaaaaaaaacagctgaacatgagaggtttttggaccaattttgtgttctccattctttaagcaccggtttgagcaccagcaccgtttcaaaagtaccggtttggcaccggtatcggataaaacctaaacaatacccatccctaataaATACGTACATAACTGCCTCCTTTTGCCCTACTCAAAggccatttttttcctttttcagttgCAGATATTGTGATGTAAGATGGGTGTTTGCTTTCCAATGAATCAGGCATTTCAGAGGCACTATATCAACACCAGACTGTTATTGTGGGCAACATATAAAAGTCAATACACATTAGCTCACTTTCAATCGTTACATTTTCCACATGACATGTGGTTATGTACTATTGTGCAGCAAGAAATCATTCCAATGCATTTTACTGTAATACACCCCCCAACATGTTTTATACTGTGAAGTTTGATGTAACACATCATTATTTATTCCACAGGTCGATTTACAACTTGAGGATATCAAAGGTTAAGTTGTGATCAGTTTGGCGATTGACTTTTATATcatgtttacagttttttttaggattaaacaaatcagtgaaataaaaaagtgaaactTCAATAAAGCTGAATGATGTTTGTAGTTTGAAATACGTGCCGAATTAAAAGGCAGTTCTTTCTACTGTAAACAGAAACTTTTTAATGATTCCTGGAGATCGGAAGCGTTAAAAAGAGCACTTGTTATTTAATTAGCAGATTTCCTAACGACGGTTGGTGCAGCTGAGCGTCCTCCACCAGTACGTTTCTATATTGTATCAAGCTAAAGCTTCTTTAATGTCTCCAAACGGTGCAGAAACTTTGTAGCAGCTCTGAATGTGAGTGGAATACTCACCATTACCTGAATACGGCGACACAACGTTACAACGTGCCTTCTAGAACCCGGCGTTAGCCTAGCGCCCCGTGGAAGCAGCTAACATCCACTGCAGTGAAGAGGAGCCAGctttagaaaacacacaactgCCCCTAGACTCAAAAAACGACGCTAGCACGACTCCGAGCAACATGAAGCTAACTGATAACGCAACCTTCTGTCACCTTACCGCCGCCTCTGGTTACTGCACCGGCGCACCACGACGTCACCGAGGACTGACGTCAAGATGAGCCAATAGACGCTGTAAAAACCTGCAACGTAGAAAGACAATCCAGCGAGCCAATAGGATTCCTACCCTGACTGTTAGGTTTCGTATCCTTGCAAAACAGGGGCGAAAAGAAGTTTCGGGGATTAACGACGAGTCCagtttttgagttttatttaaagacaaTGTAAGCGACACTACAGTGAAAACAACAGCGCCTTTCACAAATCAAAAAGCGCCCTGTCGGAACTTTAAATGGGTGTGACTAACTCCAAGTTCGGTTGCATCGCAGCGCATACACAATGGCTGCTCGAAAGAGGAGAAAGCAAACAATTTTCAGGCCCGCCGCGTCTCGcaaaaaatatgagaaaaaaattattaaaaattcGGAAAATAGTTGAAAGTGAAGAAAAACTCAACAGAAAGGATGATAAAGCGTCCGGGGTAAGTCTGGTGTAAAATAAGGAAACGGTTACTCAGTTCTTCAATTAAAATATCGGGGTTATTTAAATTATGAGCGGGGTGAGCTGGGGAAAAAGTTAGTGTTAATCAGTACCCAGCTTTggaccacagagaaaactaagGCAGGGCACAAGGACTGAGATATGTCAAATCAGCGGTGTCACTGCTGATATTAGTGTGACGGTGCGTGTTCACGAACATTAAAGATCCCACGAACCAGTGGTGTGAAGGATACTTGAGGAAAGTTGAACACTTGgtttatttttctaatataaTAACAATGGCAGTGCCGTGAGCCCCGTCACGAACAGGCGCGCTGAGGCTGAGAAATAATGTTCATTTTCCTCCCCGCGGGATTTCACTTTAGCGCACGCAGTGTAAACATTCGTGTCGGTTCAAGCATCTCCTCCACAAACCGTAACGGCGATACAAGCGTGCAGCGGCCGCACTGACATTTTGTCTGCGGCCGTGTACTATATGGCGTTTTCCCCTCTGCGCTATTGATCACAGTGTGACACAGAAGCTCACGTCCAAAAACAATCGGCTCCGTTTCTTGTCAGTAAAGTAGAAAATGGAGGGAGAACTAATGTGGCAGCGCCGAGCGTCCCAGCGTGTCGCATAGTGTCTTTAAAAAGCCCAAAGTTACTGTGGCTCAGTGTGATTTGTGTGGCAGGTTCACACTTCGTGGGCTGTTAACGAAATGTGTGCCTGTCGCTGTTCCACCGTGCACAGCCGGTCATAAGTCAGGCTATGGTGCCTAAAACGTAAAGCTTTCACAGACTTGTTCGGTGCTGTCCAATCAGGAGCCAGTCTGTCTGTACCTGTCTTACATACATTAAAGCAGAGCCGAAGTCTGTGTGAACGCTTCTCCGACCGCTTGCTTTGAACCCGCCTGTGGTTCCGATGTGCTGCATAATGAGAAATGCACTGCACAGGACAGAGCTGTCCGCACAACCCGATTCATCAAATTAGGAACTGATTAAAGTTTAGGGAAATTGTGAGAATTTAAATACGGGTAGAACCGTCTCCTAAAATCAGCCGTTTCTATGGTTTTGAAGCCAAAAAGTAACTTTCTGCTTTGCTTGTTTCTGTACAATTCACCAAGTTTAAAGCGGGTTTATTCTTTCTGATTAGACTGAAACGATTTCATTTGGTTTTCATTTACAGGAGAACAGTTCTGTGTTGAAATGAGTAACATTTCGTCTGTTTCCTTTTGCTTCTAAcaataaagattattttaagAGTGTAAATTCATTCAGATATTCAGGGATTAAAGCAAAGAGCTGCTTAAAGAAGAATCTATCCACACTTTCactaaaacatgaataaatgctTAAAAAGTTTTACCAAACAGGCACAAGTAGTGACAGTAGTAATACTTAATCATGTTGCTAAAGAATAGTGAGCTGTACTAAGTAGATACATTTGTAATTTCTCTAAAATAAACAgttattcataaaaaaaaatgttcttttttttcttttttggtgttttttatgttttttggtttttatgaaAAGTTCTTCTGCTAATTCttaattattacaaaataaccaAGCATTTCCTGTGTAGTTATTTGTAATCATTTAGTGTATATTTTCAGCTCATAAGTTAAACGAAATTCTAAATGTGCTTACAGTAATTATAGAGGTATCAGCCCCAAACCATAATCCGGTGCAAAGAGTGATGCAGTGTCTTTAtttatcagtgtttttattGTCATGGTTTTATTGTGCTGTGTAAACTACTTTGCAGATCAAGCAAAATTTCATttcacataaaatatttttattttttcttcggTCAAAAGTTGGTGAAAATGCAAGATGTGATCTGTTTGTCTGCACTGAACAactcttttctttgtctgtgtttgaaaACGAATTTCGAATAGAATTTGAATAGAAGAATCAAattgctttttattgtcattatacaacagaatagtttttatttttaatagtttgAAATACACAGTTAAATATTTCACactaaggacattttatttcttttttgtagaTTCCAGCAAGTTGGTTAACTGGGGGAAAGTAATGGTGTGTGAGATTGTGTAATTAAAGAGAAGGGCTGTTTGATATTAGCTACTGATCCTGAAGAATTCAGTGCACCTCACAGCATCGACAGGATGAGATCTTCATGTACAGGGCTTAGCTGGTGGACCCTGCACACAGAAATAAGACCATTTCTCTGTTTAAAGAAATGTAaccaaataaactaaaataaccacatctttgtttttatgttacATCCTTCGAAATGACAAAGTACAGATGCATGTGTGTCatgttattagtattattagaTCGATCTATATATATTTCTGTAAGGTTGGATAAGGCCATGTTCCCTGTGGGTTGCATCACCTGTGATTAAATCAAAATGTTGCCCCATTTTTGTCTAACGTAGGATTTCAGCTGCTGCTCGGTTCAGAcgctgttgattttttttaaaatacctgGACTGCAGATAGACAAGTCTAACAGACGGTTCAGTTGGGATTATCTTGGTATAACAAACAAAGCTTTCCCTGAAAAAGACGTGTATGAAAGTTTCTCTTGTCCTGTCACTATTTCCCCTTCACACCATGACTGCTAAAACTCTGCACTAGTTAAAAAGACCGATGCTCTGACTCCTCTTTAGCCCGCAAGACACAGCATGTGGGATTTTtagaaaaagaattaaaaatacAGATTAGTCAAACCATAagacagttttccactttgccaGGCTTCAGGTCCAccgtttgtgttttttccaaataaaacaattattagATCCAATTATAGTTAAATGATTGATTCAGATTTTTTAATATCACGGGTCACCCATCTGGTGCCACTGTGGCCAATGAAAGGGCTGCccactgtgttgtgttttggtggggttttttggggggggggttacattTCTATATGAcctacaaaaatatttttaaaaattattttgtggTCATTTTGAGGTTTCTGTGCACTTAAAAAGacatgattgtacagcatacatctttaatggctTTAACAAGCAAAAACTGAGTGCATAAGTTTGAATTTGTTTTGGATTTGCATCACTGCTGATGGGTCGACAGTGTCTTTCAACTTGCCAAGGCCCAGAACTTGATGTTAGTGGTGAAGTGACTGGTCGTGTCCCTTCGCCAGCGTAAAGGAATCGACTGACCAGTACCATCCAAGCAACTCAGTCAACATCTAAGGAGAAGAATTACACGTGTTGGGAAGGTCTCTTGGAGCCATATCTAAACAGCTGCATATTCCTAAATCTTCACCATTCTAACAATATTATATCAGTGCAAATTATTCTGGTATGTCACCACTTTGCCAAAGTCTGGAAGAAGACCCAAACTATCACTTTAAGATAAGAGGAAATTGGTTGGGAAGTTCAGGAATACCACAGGAAACCACCAAGGCTCAAACCTGCCGTGAACTGGAAACTGATGGAACTCCATGGCAACAAAGAAGAAGCTTGTGCTCCAAAATCGCCATCTTCAGCCCGAGTTGAAATTTCAAGTTCCCCATATGGACAACCAAAATGGGGCATTTGGCCACAACGATGACGTATGTTTGGAGAAgtgaggctttcaaacctaagaacactGAGCTCATACGATGGAATAATAGCAGCAGCTTGGAGACAACAATCAGAATTTCTTTTAGAATAGCTAAAGTGGGCTAACATTCAGCTTCTGGAATGGCTTTCCCTAACATCTACCTCAACCTTAGTGAAAATATTTGCACTATACTTAAAAGTAAGGTTTGGACATGGAAAccaattattttaaataaaccaATTATCACGAGTAGTTCAACTTTTGAGACGATATGTAAGACTTTCACTTAGACTTTCAATAGTCACCAGTTTGACATCATCTGCAGGAGTTACCCAGTTTCTTTGTTGATGTATTTTCACTGCAGGTCTTTATTGGAGCTCATGTCGTGTCACAGCCTTGTCCTATACTGAAGCTCTGACGATATGTctgctctttctctccctctctcacagAACCCTGTGTCCAGGCAGTGTTGAGCACATAAAACTGGACAGAATAATCACATCAGTACTAGTCCGACGCCGTGCATCGGTCCATGTAGCTGGTCAGCCTTAGGGTGCCATGGCCACGGGAACCCAGGGCCACCGTGACCAAGTCCTGGACAAAACAAAGCTTGCAGTACCTCTGGGGAGGCGCAAGAGAGCAGAAGGCAAGCTGAAGAAGAATTTCCCTTGTCAGGAGTGTCAGAAAGCTTTCAACAGTCTGGAGAAGTTGAAGGTGCACTCATACTCTCACACAGGAGAAAGACCCTACCGCTGCTCCCACCCTGAATGCACCAAGGCTTTCGTCTCCAAATACAAGCTGCTACGGTACAGACAAGCAGCAGTACATAACAGGCTGCAACATGTTGCTTTCTCTTTGCACTTTTGGTAACATAATGTTGTGTAGTGGTCAGATTGATGTGTTGAATACTAGtttgttgtgtttatgtgtaaagCATGCCTACTTTAAACATGATTGCAACAATTGTGAGTGCTCATAGAATGTGTCTGTGTTCCAAGGCATATGGCAACTCACTCGCCAGAAAAAAACCACAAGTGTTCATACTGTGAGAAAATGTTCCACCGTAAGGATCACTTAAAGAATCACCTACATACTCACGATCCACACAAGGAGGCATTCACTTGTCAAGAGTGTGGCAAGAGCTACAACACGAAGCTGGGTTTCAAACGCCACCTTGCCCTCCATGCTGCCAACAGTGGAGACCTTACCTGCCAAGTGTGCCTGCAGCCATTCCCCAGCACTGGGGTTCTTCTGGAACACCTCAAAACACATGCTGGCAAGTCCTCCGGTGGGACCAAGGAGAAAAAACATCGTTGCGAGCATTGCGAGCGGCGGTTTTACACCCGTAAAGACGTGCGACGACACATGGTAGTGCACACCGGACGCAAAGACTTCCTCTGTCAGTACTGCGCCCAGCGTTTTGGAAGGAAGGACCATCTGACGCGTCACATGAAAAAGAGCCATGCTCGGGAACTGCTGAGGGTTAAAACTGAGCCAGGCGATTTGCTGGAGCCCGTCGTCTACGACTTGGCGTCTGGGAGCGTAAAGGGGGAGCTCCCGGGAATGCTGACGCCAAGACCGCACCAGCTGAACATGTACACAGGCCCCGTCCTCGACACCGAGCCCTTCTCCAGTCCCACGCAtcctttttctttaaagtaCCCACTGGGCTCCAACTTTACCTCATACGCCGTGTCCTCACAGGAGCGGGAGCAGAATCTTAAGGGAGACCTGGAGACCTACCTGATGGAGCTTCAGAGCAGTATGCCATCTTCCGCCTCTGAAGCCCAAGAACCCCAACTCTCCTCCTCCAAACTTGAGTTGGTTCCTCAAGTGGGTGTGCTGGAGGAAGCCAATGAGGAGGTGTCCCTGTCCAAAATGTCCACATCAGTAGCAGCACCCGCAGGCGACTCTTTGGCCTTATCTTCCTCTCTAATGGATTTTTCACAGCTTTTCAACTTCCTGCCGCTCAACGGGCCTCCGTACAATCAGGTAGGGGGCAGTGGGGGGCAGACCGTCACTTTTCTACCCAATGAAGAGCCCGCATCTCTAGTTCAGCTGCCCTCTCAGGCTGCCACGGGCTCAGAGGCTGCTGAGAGTCCACTTCAGgggctctcctcctccttcataTCCAACCTGAGCACTCCAACCACACTGCCCCGCTTCCACCAGGCTTTCCAATGACCCCAGTAAATCTGGCACATGCCACTCACAAACACTGACACACATGTAGAGTTGCATGCCCATATTAAATGCCATACAAGATGCAAGTGACCCACGACTGAAGAAATTGGCACATCTGTCCATTTATGATACCAGCAGACACTAACCtcacaggagacacagcactgacagCAGCACACTCACACCATAGAGCCAGGTCAGCTTTCTAATGAGGAGGGTTTGTTTTGGGGCAAATGTAAATTATTCTCTTttagagactttttttttgccttgggcaatttaaaaaagaaatgaataaaatccTGATCTGTCCTTGATTACAGAGACCTCAGATGCATGCTGGTTACCATATGAAGCAGTCATATGCTCAGACtcacaaagaaacaaaccaTTCTCTGTGTATCTCATTAATAAGCTCAATGCAAACATTAAAGGGCTACTTTGCATAATAACATGAACAGAGCTGACTGACACTGAGATGATTTGGAGTTTTGACAGTTTTCACATGGATAAGTGTTACGGCTGAGACATTTGATTGGCTTGGGTATACATCGCATATAGTTCTTCATATAGCACTTTGGATTTTCTGGTCTTCAAAGATCATTATGTGTGATAAGATTTAAAGAGCATCTGTAGTTTTGAGGGTTTCTGTTCAGGAGCCAAAGTATAACATGAGGTTCTTGGCAGCCATGATGGTTCATTTATTTCTAATTACAGTAGAaattaacttttcttttttgactgTACTTGAGTGAGCAGCCAGGTGCTTTACTGTGTCATACAGTTGCACCGTCAGTAGTAAGACCATGTGCTCAGCGCGTGGGATTGGCCAAAGCCCAGTTTCAGCCATAGGCTGTATAAAACGTGGACTCCaggtctgaaaactgaagccagtgcagaagtgccttaaacctgcatctTAAATGACCAACAGATGGTGAGATCTGTGTTTGCAGTAACTTCTCTTCCTCTGAGCTCTTCATCTGTGCTCTCTTTCAAAAAACTCAGCTTTGAACTTTGTGTTCAGTCAACTTCTGTTTCTATGATCTGGCACTGTGTTGTGAAGCGCGGTGTGATGTTTGTCCTGATAGGTGCCATAGAAAAAAACTGTAACTGTGTTCTGGTTCTATAGATGTGGAAAACCTGAATCTCTGTGACGTGACATCTGTAAAGACTTCCTGCTGAGTTTTATATGCTCAGTTACTCATTTCAGGTTGCATtgaattaaaataataacagtATTGTGTTTTCAAGGATTATCTGTGATATGCTTATTGACTAAAGGCGTGTGATTCACAAGTTGTTAGCCAATGAACACGTGGCTTCACTGTCAGACCTGGCCCTCTGTCACATCCAGCCCTTTGGATAGCTGTGTCCACCTTTTATACTGTCTGTAGTTTCAACTGTTCCTGAGCTTACTATCAGCACGTAGTGAAGTTATGCCAGTTGGTAGTCTGTTGGAAGGTGGGAAGCAGGTCCAGTCTTATTAGAGCACAGTTTGCTCTCAGAGCTCAGACAGGAAGTTGGCAGAACAGTAAAAACATGTAGTTGATGGATCCATTAAAGTGGTGGTTCATTCACACTATTACACAAAATACAAAGTATGAATTACTGAGGAGCAGTATTACAGTTGTCCATCAAAGTTTACATTTAACTTTATCATTTAGGGTTGCCTACATTTCACAGCAGTaccttcatttttattaaaaaaagcaaacatttctttctcaCAGAGTTTCAAAGTTGTGCCTTACATTTAAATTTGCCAGTGTGCCTCTGGCTGCTGAAAGCAGATCCATCACTTACCTTTgtaaacattcacatgtttttATCTTAACTGTTATCAGCTGTTCTAGAAGTCGGTCCTTTGGACTTACCAGAGTTTCTGCGTTGGTTACCTGTAATCTGTGGTCTGATCACAGTTTCCACACTGACAATCCAGTAACAGCAGGAAGTGAATTTTTGGATGGGTTATCAGAAAATGACCAACAGTGACACAGTCCCATCCACATGTCGCCCACCCTCTCTGTCAGGGTCTGTGCTATCTGTGCTGCTGAATACGGTGACCTTTGGGGGTCAAAAATAGACCATTGTGTGGTAAAAAATTTGTTTCCATAATCGGTAAAGTACAGTGGTACCGCAGTGGAgcgtttcctggatgctgtcgCCGTCCCTTCAGTTGTTACTGTATAAAGTTCTTCTTGTCTTTTGCACAGACTAACCTGACTCTAGGCTGTGAAATTTAAGTGATCCATGTTTCCTCAGTATCGGGTATCTAAGACCTGAGGCGGCAAAACGGCCCTAAACCATGATAATATTTCCATCAAGtattttcagctgcttccttATTTCCCAGGGggctgccacagcagatggacCCACATGTTTCATTTGGCACAAATGGCACACTGCATCCACTGCCTGATACAACCTTTCCATTTATCTGGGACGGCCACTGTGCAAGGTTTGACCACCAGAGACTGGTTTCTCCCAGTCTCAAACCAGTTTCATGTGTAAGTGAACATGTTAACCACTACAACATGACTGATTGATAATTATGACATACAGAGAGATCAGACCACATGTTGAGTATTCAACACAGAAATCCTGGGAGTATCAAATGTTACCATAAAACTGCagtcattttaatgtttttcccTTTGACTGACATTCATCCTCACATCTTACAAATAATAAGGTCCAATTCagtcatttaaaatgttaacaAAGCAACCTTTACAATGTGCTCTACCCGTGGACACAAAGTGACATCAGACACAGGTGAGAGCTAAACACACTGCTGATACAACACAACAGGACTCTGAATGAACTTACTGTGACATGAAggctttttggtttttattgttaCTTTGTCACATCCTGGCTG
It contains:
- the chchd7 gene encoding coiled-coil-helix-coiled-coil-helix domain-containing protein 7 isoform X2; translation: MIQMDQNARKVRNQDINPCIEESDDSQKCLNAYNYDKSMCSTYFQRYKNCRKYWHNIMVQRRRDGVKPDMPTAAERLEMLTSLGGKPY
- the chchd7 gene encoding coiled-coil-helix-coiled-coil-helix domain-containing protein 7 isoform X1, translated to MDQNARKVRNQDINPCIEESDDSQKCLNAYNYDKSMCSTYFQRYKNCRKYWHNIMVQRRRDGVKPDMPTAAERLEMLTSLGGKPY
- the plag1 gene encoding zinc finger protein PLAG1, with the protein product MATGTQGHRDQVLDKTKLAVPLGRRKRAEGKLKKNFPCQECQKAFNSLEKLKVHSYSHTGERPYRCSHPECTKAFVSKYKLLRHMATHSPEKNHKCSYCEKMFHRKDHLKNHLHTHDPHKEAFTCQECGKSYNTKLGFKRHLALHAANSGDLTCQVCLQPFPSTGVLLEHLKTHAGKSSGGTKEKKHRCEHCERRFYTRKDVRRHMVVHTGRKDFLCQYCAQRFGRKDHLTRHMKKSHARELLRVKTEPGDLLEPVVYDLASGSVKGELPGMLTPRPHQLNMYTGPVLDTEPFSSPTHPFSLKYPLGSNFTSYAVSSQEREQNLKGDLETYLMELQSSMPSSASEAQEPQLSSSKLELVPQVGVLEEANEEVSLSKMSTSVAAPAGDSLALSSSLMDFSQLFNFLPLNGPPYNQVGGSGGQTVTFLPNEEPASLVQLPSQAATGSEAAESPLQGLSSSFISNLSTPTTLPRFHQAFQ